In the genome of Candidatus Hydrogenedentota bacterium, the window TATCATGGCAAAGCAAAACGCGGAGGGGACATTTTCATTGAGTTAAGGATGGGGACATTTCTAAAGAGTTCCGACACTTTACAGCGTCAAACTTGGATAAAGCAGGCACTTTTCTATACGATGGGGCGTCCCGATCTGAAGGAGAAACTATGACATCCCTGCTTACCGCATTGCTGGCCGCATACACCGCGCTGGGGGCAATCCCGATCGAGGGGCAGGTGACCGGCCCAGACAATCAACCCATCGCCCATGCCCAGGTATTTCTGGAACCGGGACTCGGGGGAGCCCTCTTGGATGTCGCTGCGGACGATACCGGACGCTTTGCCTTTCCCGACGTAAAGCCAGGCGCCGTCGGCCTCTTCGCCGTCGCACCCGGATACGGATTCGGTGGCCAGAGCATGACCATCGCCGTCGCGGATCAGATTCCCCCGGTCCGGATCGCCCTTCAGCCGGCCGCAGCCATTCAGGGCACCGTCGTCGGCGTGAAAGACGCCCCCGTCGCGGGAGCCCGCATCACCCGCTTCCTGGTCAAGGGAACCCACAAAGTGGGCATTCCCCTGGCCAAGCTGAAGCAGTTCGGCTATCCGGAGCCCGTGACCGATGCGAATGGCGGCTTCACGCTGGAATCCGTACCCGCGGGGTCCAAAGTGGACCTTAAAATCGGCCATCCGAACTTCGCTCAGGAAGGATTCATCGACGCCGTCGCCGGGAGCTCAAACGTTCGCGTGACCATGAATCCGGGGGTACTCGTGGAGGGTGAGGTGGTATCGCGCGCCTCCCAGGTTGCCATCGCCCAGGCCGCCGTTCTCTTTCAAAACGCCCAGCCCCCCCACGACACCTCCACCGCCAGTTCCAGCATCACCGGCCAGTTCACCATGCGATTGAAGCCCGGTGTTTACATGTATCAGGCCCAGGGCGCGGGCATGCGCAGCGCCGGATGGGAGCGATTCACCATTACCGGCGAGCGGCCCGTGGAGCGCGTAAGGCTCGCCGTCGCAGGCTTCGGCACAATCCGGGGCAACGTCCGCGATGCGGTCACCGAGAAGCCCATCCGCGATGTCCGCATCACCCTGACCACCAACGGCGCCGACGCGGCCGTGGTACGTACCGGGCCAGGAGGCGACTTTCAGTTCACGGCGGGGGAAGGGGAGAACGCCATCCGCCTCGATTCAACACCGGGCTATTTCCCCCCGGATACCCAGCATATGAAAACGACGATTCGCGAAGGGGCCGACGTGGAACTGCCCGGCATGTGGCTTCGTCCACTCCCCGCCTATCAGGTCCAGATCGTTCGCGCGGACGGCTCGCCCGTTCCGGGTGCGCTGGTCAGCCTGTTGCGCCCCACGCAGATTGGCTGGCACGTGGCGGATGCCCAGGGGGTGGCCACCATTCACCTCGAGGAGTTTCCGGCAAGCGGATCCCTGCTCGGGCGCGTGGACGATCCCAATTCAAAAGGCGTCGCCCTTTTCACGCTGGAGAAGTCCCAGACAAGCCCCGGCACCGTTCAACTGTTTGACGCGGCCTCCGTGGAGGGTCGCACGGTGAACGCCCGGGGCCGCGCCCTCGCGGGGGTATCGGTGGGGGCCTTCTTCCCCGGAGAGTCCGCGGCGGACGCCATCCTCCTGTGGCAGGCCTTCAGTGGTACGGACGGCTCCTTTCGATGGAACGCGGTTGTGCCCGGCGTGCCCCAGCGCCTCGCCGCGCGGGCCGGCGCGGAAAGCAGCGGGGAGTCCGCCACCTTCAATCTGGCTCCAGCGGAACTCAAGTCCCTGGGAGATATCGCCCTTGAAGGGGCAAAGGATGGAAGCACGCGACATGGCGGCGCACTGAAGTGGCACCAGTGGCCTGTCCTCTGCGGGAGCTTGCCCGCGCCCGAGGTTTGCGCGAAGTCGCCGGCCATGCTGCTCTTTGTGAACAGCGCGAGTATCCCCGCGCTGATGGAGAGCATCAATCGCGTCAAGGAAATTCTCAATATGCCCGAACTTGTGATCGCACTGGTTTCCGACACGGCGCCAAACTGCGGCGATAGCACCGTACCCGTCCTGTCCGGCAAACCTGAAGGGGGCGCCACAACGCTTCTCGTCGATCAGGGTGGGCAGGTCGTCCTGGAGACCAGTGGTCTGCCGCCGGTCACCGTCATCCAATCGCTACGCTCCTGAGCCCCTTATCGGCTCCTCAACAAAAAGGTTCTTCCATGAAGTATTGTTCGATCTGCCGCCGTCTCGCCGCCTTCATGCTGGCCCTCTCCGCCGCAGTGGACGTTTCAGCCGCCAGGCTGGACGGCATCGTCGTCGATAGTGAGGGCAAGAGCGTGGGGGGTGCCCAGGTTTGGGTGGTGCAGAAGGGCGATGTCCGAAAGACGGAATCGGGCAGCGACGGGAAGTTCAGCCTGGACCGTATCGATGTTGCCGTGACCGAAGTGGTGGGCCTGAAAGAGGGCCTGGCCATCGGCGGCGCGTCCGCGCTCGTTGTCGGGGATGCCACAGTGGAAATACGGCTGCAACCAGCCGACCTCATTACGCTGAAAGTGCTGGATTCCCAGTCCAAACCCGTCGCCGGGGCGCAGATCAGCTCCATGCTCATCCAGCGAAGCATACCGGTCTCCGTGGAAAAGCTGGTGCCCCACGGATTCCCGGCTTTTCGCAGTACCGACGACGGCATCCTGGTCATCCCCCAGTTACCCGCCGGGGGATTCATCCAGGCGGTGCTCGGGCATCCGGAGTTTGCCGACTCCTCGGTGAATTACCTTCCCGTCGAGAGCGAGCAGCGGAATATCGTACTGCAGCGGGGAAGGCGGGTGAGTGGGCGCGTCACTTTCGGCGGAGCGGCTGTGGCCGGCGCCCATGTTTCGGTATTCCGCACGGGCACCCAGGGCCAGAAGGTCTTCGCCAATTCCCTTACTGATCCCGATGGATTCTATACCGTACGCCTCGAACCCGATGTCTACGGGGTCGCCGTCCGCCATGCGGACTATGCACCACCGCCGCCCGCGCCCCTCGAAGTGGCCCCCGACAAGGATACGCCGCCCGTGAATTTTGAGATGAAGCCGGCGAAGTACATTCGCGGCAAAGTCCTCCTGCCGAATAAGAAACCGAGCGGCGGAACCCGCATCCTGTACCGGGAGGGGCCGACACTCTTCGACGACACCTTTACCAACAACAAAGGAGAGTTCAGCCTCAAGGTGCCCGGGGGGCAGGGGGCCGTTTCGGTTATTGCGCCACCCGGTTACATCTATCCATCGCCGGTGGATATTCAGGTAGCCCTCGGCGACGTGAAGGATGTTGAACTCAAGCCGATTGAACTGGAGCCTCTGCCGGTTATCACCGGAACCATCAAAGATGCGGATGGCAATGCCGCCGGACCCGTCCTGGTCACCGCGCTGAATCTTCCCGTACCCTACAGCGTGGTCAGCGACGAGAAAGGGCAGTTCAGCATGCCGCTGAACTTTCTTCCCGCGGTCGAGACCATACAACTGCGCGCCGAACACCAGCTCCGCTTCCAGCGCGCCCCCTTCGAAGTGGACCTGAAAAAGGTAAAGCCAGCGGAACTCAAGCTCGAACAGTATACGCCCGAACTCGCTCCGCGTCCGGCCATTCCCGGGGCCAATAACCTCGACGGACTTGTGGGAAAACCAGCGCCCGCCCTGAAGGGCGACGCCTGGGTCAACAGCGAACCCCTGACCCTGGAGAGCCTGAAGGGCAAAGTGGTCGTCATGCTCTTCTGGGCTGGATTCGATGAAGACATGGGGCCTGTGGTCATCCGGGAACTGCTCACGCTGCGTCAGTTACTCGCGGATCAGGAAGACGTGGCCTTCATCGGCGTTCACGACGCGATCAGCGCCAAAGACGAGATTGCCGAGTACATTAAGAACTATAACATTCCCTTTCCCGTCCTGCGGGACACGGACGAACAGACCATCTTCGGCGAATACGGAATCGTGTTCATTCCCGAGATCGTTCTGCTCGATAAAAAGGGCAACCTGCGCTACTACCAGACCCAGGGCAGACTCCTGGAGCTGATCAAGGGCCTGCGGCGGGAAGAATAAGGACAGCGTCGCCCCCAGTGTGGATCCGCAAAAGCCTCTCCACGTTGCTTGCCGCGCCAAACCCGAGGAGGGGTGATAGAGACTGCTGAGGCTGCTCTAGAAATTTATTGGTGGCGCGGGATCGAAATGCGAGTTGGTTTTTGCTCTTCAGGGTGCTTACCCCCCTGGCCCCCCGCAAGCGGGGGGAACCTTACAACTCGAAAAAAAGCTCTTGTTCCCCCCGCTGGCGGGGGGTGGGGGGGGGGTAGAACTCTTATCGATTTTCATCCTCTACGGGTGTCACGAAATGTCATGAATGACTGTCATGTCGTTCGCGAAGTGCGCGCGCACGATCAAAGCCCTACTTCGGTCAACCTCTGGCCCCACGGGTGCCACCCACACACGGAGGAGCTTGCGACGGAGTTTGTGGGTGTAGGGACCGCAACCGATCACAGCCGCAACCCAACCAAACACAAAAGAACCGCAGCCAATCCGCCGGGGTGGGGGATTGGCTGCGAAAACTTAAGATGTATGGCGTCTTATCAGGCGGAAGCGCCGGCAAAGCGGTGCTGAATGGAAGACTTCTTACGAGCGGCGCTGTTCGCGTGAATAACGCCCTTGGAAGCGGCACGGTCGATAGCGGAAAGCGCTGCGGGAACGGCAACCTTGATCTGCTCCGCGTCTTTCGTCTCGATAGCCGTAAGCGCGCCCTTGATCATGGTCTTCATCCGCGAACGGACGGCCATATTGCGCTGGCGGGACTTCTCGTTGGTAAGGATACGCTTCTTCTGGGACTTGATATTTGCCATGGATTCAGTAGACTCTCTGTGAGTTGATATTTGTGAGAAACCTGTAGGCAAAGAGTATAGCAAAAGAATGGGGTCATATCAACAAAAAATTGTGGCCGGTTTCCGGTACCGTTTCCGTCATGATTGCACTGGGAATACGGGAGGTTTCGGAAGATATAGTGTATACTGATGTCGAAATCACCGGAGCACCACACTATGCGGACCACCATCAATCTGGACGAAAACCTTCTTGGCGAAGCCCGGCGGGTTACGGGAGTGAGCGAGCAAACCGCGCTCATTCATGCCGGACTTCGGGCGCTCATAGGCAGTGAAGATGCGAGGCGCATCGGATGTGTGCCGGGCATCCAGAATCCATTGAAACCAGTGCGTCAACCGGGATCGGCATGCGGGCTGCTTACAATCCTCTCGGAAGATGACGAACACCTGGCAGATTTTCAGGATTACATGGCGTGAGCTTACTGCTGGACACGCACGCCTTGCTGTGGTTCGTATTGGATGAGCCGCGTCTGAGCCACACGGCACGCGCGAGAATTATCGAGACGGATGGCCGTGTTTGTAAGTCCCGCCAGTCTTTGGGAGATTGCCATTAAAACAGCATTGGGCAAGTAATCAATACCCGGGCCCTTTGAAGAATTTTGGACACGTCAAATGTCGCTCAACAGCTTTAGCCTATTGCCCATCACTTTGGCACATACAGCCAGGATTGTTGATTTGTATCCAGTACACCGGGATCCCTTTGACCGACTTCTAGTCGCCCAAGCTCTTGAAGAGCGTATTCCAATTGTGAGCAGCGACAAAGTCCTCGACGAGTATGGGGTAGTACGCATTTGGTAGTGGCCATTGACGCGAAACACCCGCTTGCAAGCAGCAACAAGGCCCGTCTCCACTTTTCAGTGAATCTGTTTCCTCACACATGTTAACTTCACCGTCGCAGTCTGGCTCGGTACGCCGGCAACTGCGCCTCCAGTCCCAAGCGCAACACTTCGAGCTTCTCGCCCAGCGAATAGGGCGTATATACGTAATCGACCTCGTACTGAAAGCCGATGCGCGCATCGTGCTCCATCGCATTCAGCACCAACTCCGTGCGGGCAATCTCCTCGCGCAGAATGCCCTCCATCCGGTCGAGCAGGGCTCCCGCCTTTACGCCGTCCTTCTCTGCCATCAATTGCAGACGCAAGTCCTCGAAGCCCAGTATCGCCTGATTGCTCAGAAGCATGCGCTCGATCTGCTCCGCCACGATGACCTCGCGAAGCGCGTCGGCCCGCTTGCCTTCGGGACTTTCCATCGCCGCCGCACGATACAGGGCGAGTCCTTCCCCCAGTTTGTCCGTGGCCAGTCGCAGATACTTCAGAAAGACGGGCAGCACCTGCCGATCGCCCGGCGACTCGATACCGGAGACGCCGCGGGCGTAGCCCTCCGCCACGTTGGATTGGTTCGAAAAGTCAGGAATGAACACGAGCCGCGAAACGGTGAAGGGCCAGTAAGGGTTCATCTCCGCGCCCAGATACCCCTGCCACATGCTCTGGTCCATCCAGGAGTGGTGAAAGGTCCCTGTACGCGCGGGCGGCTGCTCGAAGAAGATGGGATTGCCAACGGCGTTGGTCGTGCCCATGTAGGGCCCCGTGTCGGGTACGAGGCGCGCGGCCTGGCTGAACAAATCCCACGCCTTCACCACGTTCGCGGCATGCTCAGGCCCGAAATCGCGCGCCGCGATTTTCAGTAGCAACTCATCCAGCGGTGGGGCATCGCTCCAGCAATACCAGCCGCGCAGCTCCGTCACAAAACACGGCACATAGCCGGAAGACCAGCTCTCCAGCGTCCCGTTGATTCCATGCTCTTCAAGCGCCTTGTAGCGCGCGTGCCACTGCTGGGGAAAGGGCTGGTAGGGCACAGTCTGCAACTGCGCGCCGCAGGAAAAGGTCTGGGCGTTGGAGTAGACTTTCATGCCCCGCTTGCGCGCCTCCACAATCTGCGCCGCCGTAACTTCCGCAGGCCCGACCACATTGATTCCGTAGTCCCTCAAGTGCCCCTGGAGGCCATCGATCTCAAAACTCTTTCCGTTTTCCCAGGTTAACAGCGGGGTGGTGTCCTGGGGCAACTGCTGGATAAAGTAGCGTTTCGTGTCCACGTTCGACGGTCGAAAATCGATGTTGTACTCCCAGGGCAGAATCTCAATTGCTGGATTCACCGCGTGGCACTCTTCCGCCACAATGGCCACGGCGCGGCTCCACTGGCGGGCCCAGTCCTCGATATATTCCTTGCTGGCGCCATGGCCGCCGCCCCATTGCTTGTACCAAAAGCCTTCCGTCAATAGGACATAGCCCTGAATGTCCGGGAAGTCCCGAAGCAACTCCTTCACCAGCCGACGGAGGTCCGCCTCGCTCTCGGGCGTGCCCGTGTACTGGTAAATGATCGGCGTATAGACCTTGATGCCGAATCGCCTGGCGCGATCAATCAGATCGCGCACCCGTGCGGGGTCCTGTCGGCGAATCCGGTGCATCAGTCGAGCATAGAAATCGGTCGAATTCTCCGCCGTCGTCCGGTCGCCATTGGGGTTGGTGTATACCGACGCAAAAATGGCGTCAAAACCATCGTGGGCCATGTGGGAAAGCACGGTGTCGGGAAACTCCATCCAGCCCATCCAGGATTGCACCATGCGCGTGTCATAAAGGCTGTGTCGCACCGTGTTCAGCGTGGCGGGAAAGAAAGGAGCTTCGCGCAGATTCATCCGCGCCTCCAGATTGTGCACCCCGAAGAGAACACCCCGATCATCAAAGCCGCACACGGTAATCCGTTCAGGCGTCACACTGATCGCATAGTCTTTAGGTCCTTTCAGTGCCGCGCCGGCCTCTGGAAGCTCCTCCCGAGTCCCCAACACAATAGCCCTGTCGAGCCCCGGCTCAGTACTCAGCGATTCCCGTGCTTCCACGGTCACGCTGACGCCCATCGACACCGAGAGATAGTCCTGCAAGTCCAGCACCGCACCCGACAACAACTGGGAATCCCGCCCGCTCCAGACCAGCCGCCAGCCGGACGGAGGAATCTCCATATCGCCACTCTCCAGGCGCACGTCCACATTGCGGCGCGCACGGTGGACAGGCTCTTTTGACAGGCGCTCGTGGTAGGCGTAGGGGGACTCCGATGGCAAAACCCGGGCGATCTCTGCCGCCACTTCGCCGCTGGAATACTCAGCCGCTGAGGCGCCGCCAGTCTCTCCTGACATGCAGGAAACAACGAATAACGCGCCGGAGAAAAATCGAATCGTCAAGGAATTCACCACCTTGAAAGCTCCTGAACAGTTGAGACGAGCCATTGTAGACTAAAGCGTCGGAAGGCCAGGGCATCGACGATGCGCTTGTACCGCAGCACCGCGTAACCGCGACCCACCCGCAGGCTAAGGGAACGGCGCGTGAAGATGCAAGGTGGCCACTGGGCCCGCACGCAGACGTCAGAGACGGGAAAGGGGAGGCTGACGACGATTCCAGCGCAAGTCGGCGAAGGCCGCTGCCAGAACTTCCGGGCGGGGGCCGAAAAGCGCCCCAAGCAGAAAACCCTCTTCAGCAGACACTGAAGAGGGTGGAGGGGGCAACCAAAATGGTCGGGGTGAAAGGATTCGAACCTTCGATCTCTCGCCCCCCAGGCGAGCGCCTTAAGCCGGGCTAGGCCACACCCCGACCGAAAAAGGGTCGGATTATTCAACGGAATCGAGCAGAGCCTGCATCGCGCGAATTTCGGCTTCGATGCGATCAACCAAGTCAATTGCTTCGCGCCTTGTCCGGGGGCGACCTTCGCCGTGGAGCTCCTGGGCTATTCGGATTTTCACACCCTCGAGTCCCATCTTTTCATGGCGCACGAGGTGTTTAATCCGCCGGACTATCGCCACATCTTTTTCAAGATAATAGCGACGGTTGGCCCGATCCCGTTTGGGGTTCAACTGTGTTATTTTCTCTTCCCACTGCCGGAGCACATGAACAGGGACGTCGGTGAGTTCACTGACTTCGCCGATGCTCATCCGGCGCTCGGGGGAGGAGGAAAGCATATAGAATCTCCATGGGTGATTTCAAGTTTCTGAGCGAAGATTCTACTGTTTTTTCATCCCGCGGCGCCTTTTGTTGCATGCCGATGTTGGACGGACAGGCGCCTATTCGATCGGCGTCTTGTCCTGCGTCCAGACGGTGAGGTTGTGGAGGTCCTTCTTCGGGTCCGGCCACAACTTGCCCACCGCGTAGCCCAGCACAAACATGATGATATGTCCAAACAGGCCGGTGTAGTAATTGTGGTTCAGGGACATACTCTCGGGGATGATTTTCAGTCCAACGAGGGTCATGTAGAGCGTGTAGGCCGTAGTAAAGAGAATGGCCAGCAGGATACTCCGATCGCCTCCGACCTTTGTAAAGAAGCCAATGCTGTACAGGCCCAGCAGGCCGCCGGAAGTGAGCGCGGTGAGCACCGTGGCAACGTCCAGCAGGGTCTTGCTGTCATAGGCGTAAAGCACGGCGGCCCCGCCGATCATGATGACCGACATGGCCCAACCCACGGCTTTCGCGACGAATACATAGTGCTTGTCATCGCGGTCCGTGGCGATGTGTCGCTTGTAAATATCCACCAGGGAAACGGCGGAAACCGCGCTGATGCTCGATGATAAGCTGGACATGGCCGCCGCCAGTACGCCCGCAATAACCAGGCCGGTGAGCCCCTGGGGCAATTCATTGGTCACGAAGAAGGGGAGAATTTCCTCCGACTTGCGGACGCCCGTGAGCATGTCGGTCACGGCGGGATCGGGGAAGCGCTGGTAGAACACGTAGCAGGCCGTGCCCAGGAACATGAACATGGCCCAGGTGGGAACGCTGAAACAAGCGCATACCCACATGGCGATTCGGGCCTGTTTAATGTTCTTCGAGGCCGCGTATCGCTGGACGACATTCTGGTTGCCGCTGTATTCCGTCAACCAGTTGCCGAGGCCGACGAGGAGAAAAAGGAATATCGTCTTCTCATGCACACTGCCCATGAACGGTACGGGCGACATGGTCTTGTCGGCGGGGGTCAGGAAATCATACAGGCCAAATTTGTGGTTCGCCATACCGACGTCGATGACCTCGCCCACGCCGCCGGGGAGCCGGTAGACGATGAGAAAGAGACAAATAAGGGCGCCTATCCACAACACGAAGGACTGAATGAAGTCCGTCCACATGACGGCCGTAATCCCACCCAGTACGGTGTAGAAGGAGGTAATGACCCCCCCCAGCAGGATGGCGACATAGGGGTTGATCCCGGTAATCGTGTACAGCAGCACGGAAACGAGATACAGAATGAGGCTGACACGGACCACCTGCATGACGACGAAGGCCGCGGCGGCGTACATGCGCGTTATCGGGCCGAATCGCGCTTCGAGATACTCGTAGGCCGAGGTGATCTGCGTCCGGCGGAAGAAGGGGAGAAAGAAGAACATGGCGAAAAGCACGGCGAGCGGCATGGTGTAATTGGGCACCATTCGGTACCAGGCGGTCTTGAAGGAGTCGCCTGGATATC includes:
- a CDS encoding carboxypeptidase regulatory-like domain-containing protein, with the translated sequence MTSLLTALLAAYTALGAIPIEGQVTGPDNQPIAHAQVFLEPGLGGALLDVAADDTGRFAFPDVKPGAVGLFAVAPGYGFGGQSMTIAVADQIPPVRIALQPAAAIQGTVVGVKDAPVAGARITRFLVKGTHKVGIPLAKLKQFGYPEPVTDANGGFTLESVPAGSKVDLKIGHPNFAQEGFIDAVAGSSNVRVTMNPGVLVEGEVVSRASQVAIAQAAVLFQNAQPPHDTSTASSSITGQFTMRLKPGVYMYQAQGAGMRSAGWERFTITGERPVERVRLAVAGFGTIRGNVRDAVTEKPIRDVRITLTTNGADAAVVRTGPGGDFQFTAGEGENAIRLDSTPGYFPPDTQHMKTTIREGADVELPGMWLRPLPAYQVQIVRADGSPVPGALVSLLRPTQIGWHVADAQGVATIHLEEFPASGSLLGRVDDPNSKGVALFTLEKSQTSPGTVQLFDAASVEGRTVNARGRALAGVSVGAFFPGESAADAILLWQAFSGTDGSFRWNAVVPGVPQRLAARAGAESSGESATFNLAPAELKSLGDIALEGAKDGSTRHGGALKWHQWPVLCGSLPAPEVCAKSPAMLLFVNSASIPALMESINRVKEILNMPELVIALVSDTAPNCGDSTVPVLSGKPEGGATTLLVDQGGQVVLETSGLPPVTVIQSLRS
- a CDS encoding sodium/solute symporter (Members of the Solute:Sodium Symporter (SSS), TC 2.A.21 as described in tcdb.org, catalyze solute:Na+ symport. Known solutes for members of the family include sugars, amino acids, nucleosides, inositols, vitamins, urea or anions, depending on the system.) gives rise to the protein MPENFTMVDYAVLVLYFGAMASLGPIFAKGSKTTEGYLLGDRNFPGWLVGFSMFATSISSVAFVGYPGDSFKTAWYRMVPNYTMPLAVLFAMFFFLPFFRRTQITSAYEYLEARFGPITRMYAAAAFVVMQVVRVSLILYLVSVLLYTITGINPYVAILLGGVITSFYTVLGGITAVMWTDFIQSFVLWIGALICLFLIVYRLPGGVGEVIDVGMANHKFGLYDFLTPADKTMSPVPFMGSVHEKTIFLFLLVGLGNWLTEYSGNQNVVQRYAASKNIKQARIAMWVCACFSVPTWAMFMFLGTACYVFYQRFPDPAVTDMLTGVRKSEEILPFFVTNELPQGLTGLVIAGVLAAAMSSLSSSISAVSAVSLVDIYKRHIATDRDDKHYVFVAKAVGWAMSVIMIGGAAVLYAYDSKTLLDVATVLTALTSGGLLGLYSIGFFTKVGGDRSILLAILFTTAYTLYMTLVGLKIIPESMSLNHNYYTGLFGHIIMFVLGYAVGKLWPDPKKDLHNLTVWTQDKTPIE
- a CDS encoding carboxypeptidase regulatory-like domain-containing protein, whose protein sequence is MKYCSICRRLAAFMLALSAAVDVSAARLDGIVVDSEGKSVGGAQVWVVQKGDVRKTESGSDGKFSLDRIDVAVTEVVGLKEGLAIGGASALVVGDATVEIRLQPADLITLKVLDSQSKPVAGAQISSMLIQRSIPVSVEKLVPHGFPAFRSTDDGILVIPQLPAGGFIQAVLGHPEFADSSVNYLPVESEQRNIVLQRGRRVSGRVTFGGAAVAGAHVSVFRTGTQGQKVFANSLTDPDGFYTVRLEPDVYGVAVRHADYAPPPPAPLEVAPDKDTPPVNFEMKPAKYIRGKVLLPNKKPSGGTRILYREGPTLFDDTFTNNKGEFSLKVPGGQGAVSVIAPPGYIYPSPVDIQVALGDVKDVELKPIELEPLPVITGTIKDADGNAAGPVLVTALNLPVPYSVVSDEKGQFSMPLNFLPAVETIQLRAEHQLRFQRAPFEVDLKKVKPAELKLEQYTPELAPRPAIPGANNLDGLVGKPAPALKGDAWVNSEPLTLESLKGKVVVMLFWAGFDEDMGPVVIRELLTLRQLLADQEDVAFIGVHDAISAKDEIAEYIKNYNIPFPVLRDTDEQTIFGEYGIVFIPEIVLLDKKGNLRYYQTQGRLLELIKGLRREE
- a CDS encoding type II toxin-antitoxin system VapB family antitoxin, which codes for MRTTINLDENLLGEARRVTGVSEQTALIHAGLRALIGSEDARRIGCVPGIQNPLKPVRQPGSACGLLTILSEDDEHLADFQDYMA
- the rpsT gene encoding 30S ribosomal protein S20; this translates as MANIKSQKKRILTNEKSRQRNMAVRSRMKTMIKGALTAIETKDAEQIKVAVPAALSAIDRAASKGVIHANSAARKKSSIQHRFAGASA
- a CDS encoding MerR family transcriptional regulator, translating into MLSSSPERRMSIGEVSELTDVPVHVLRQWEEKITQLNPKRDRANRRYYLEKDVAIVRRIKHLVRHEKMGLEGVKIRIAQELHGEGRPRTRREAIDLVDRIEAEIRAMQALLDSVE